The nucleotide window TTATCTTAGTTGTCCACACAGCCTCCACGGGATTACCTAGTAGGCAACGGGCCAAGGTAGGAGTGCCTAAACTATTTCCAGgggccatttaaaaaataatttctcttcAACTTCAATTCAAGAATGGTACAAATTTAGCTTGAAACTCAAAACTAGAGGTAGATGGACGCAGATTACTTACAACTCAGTTTTCTTGTTCACCAGCCCGTGAGTAATTTCCACTTGACCATTTTGACCGGTGGGGTGAAAAATCTAAGGGTGGTAACTCAGAAAGACAGGGTACAGCCTGCAAGTTTGCTGCTTAACATATAACAAATACATGGTGCTCCTAGCCATTTGGAGTTTCAAAACACTGTTAGAAACAAGAATGACGAGTGGTGCCATTTTACTTCCCACGCCATGGctgtaacagattttttttttctagttgaaagaaaagTGTAGAAAGAATGTGGttgggttttatatattttttattattaatatgcatttattatatcacaaactcattgtaaacaacaatcatttcatatatcacaagctaatttcagaaaatactactttaatatatcacaaactcaaagtaaaaaacactactttaatatatcacaaactcattgtaaatagtcatttaatatatcacaagctaattgtagaaaagactcatataatatatattaaagaaagatatgagaaaacatgcatgctttggTTTCAAGATCCCTGCCAGTACCGCGTGATGGCTTCAAGTTGATCTTTTAATTCATAGTTTTCTTCAACCATCTCATCATACCCGTCAAGGATTGTATGAAATAACTCCTTGGCCATCGTCAATTCGTACAGATAGGCCTGCACGACGGCATTGACTGTGTGGTTGTCTTGGTGGATGTTGTGAGCGGTTAGAAACCGTTGAACGGCATCGAAGAAACGTGCGTTATAAAGTAGTCGCATTACACCCTTGTAATTGCGTTCAAATAACCCATTCTGAAGCAGCTCCGAACATTCATGGTCTCTCTGACTAGGACGGTTGTTATTACACCCATAACATTTACCGTGCATGTATTTTCCGATCGCAGCGTTCAAAAGATGAAACACCACGGTTTTCACCGCTTTGATGAAACCGAAGCGCTTCCATCCATTGTATTCATCGGCGCCGGTGTCAGTCTCTCCTTGGCTGGATGGAAGCAGCGTATCCTCGGGTTGAGAAGGGTCTGGGGAGGCTGGATCTCCTTGGCCCGAGGGTAGTTGTGAGTCCTGGGATACCTCAGGGGTGGGTGGAAGATTCAGCACTTGTAAAtcttcctcctgggtctctgacagagacggCATGGCTGGAAGCCTGGCTGGAAGTGTGGTTGGAAGCGTGGAATTCTCATCCCGTAAAACAAAGTACTCGGGCCGTACATGCATGCCTCCGGGGGCATTAGCCCAGTCGTCGATACGCCTCTGCAGCGATGTGAGGAGACTCTCGCTGTCGCTGTCGAGTTTGGAAGAGGATTCAGGGGTTGGCGAGGGGAAAGGAGGGTGGTACGGTCCCGGAAAGAATTTGTCGCTGTCCGGGGAGCCATGCTGCGATGATGTTGAAGCTGTAGTTCTTTCAACCGCGtagttgttcatggtttcagatgctAAAAGTCTGGTCAGTGAAGTTGCATGGATGTTCCGATCGGTCTGCCCGGTTGttttttatactgagaaggggtgtggttaacgttgaagggggcGGTATCGGGTGTTGTGAGGagggcgggtctaaaaagctACCACTTTCTTGATCACCCAAAACATCTCTCCAGTTGCAACAGTTGCAGAACAGCGTTGACATCCGGTCTGCTATCATCTTGTCACGCCATGCgtcaagcagaaaaataaccggagttgttttatcttgagcctgtcTTGGAGTTGCGCGGAAGAAACCATCGACCGGTAAGCCCCGCCTTTGATTGCCGTGTtggtgagaagatcctatttgttgaatctgtgtcagtttcGAATTCctagagtgggggggggggaccggaaatgggggaggggtatggattccggaagtgggggaggggaccggaaatgggggaggggtacggatgagaaataggatatttgtgcaaaattgaatgaagaacaagaaacagcagtaagcaccaaaaagttcaatcatttttcatttttacaacgcttaattttatactgagccttgatggtaacaaaaaagttataataaaggggagacaaacatttcacacataaatgtcttttgacatttttcgGAGGAGTCACCGTGCATGCATTCAGTTAGGTGGGAAGAGGgccttatatatacattattgataatacaggcATTGTGTTTGTCCGCGTGATGGGGATTTTTAGGATGCGTAAAGGCGTGAAATACAACATCCTGTcgatttttttgtgacaagGTGTCCGCTATTTATAAATACTAACCATGAC belongs to Fundulus heteroclitus isolate FHET01 chromosome 11, MU-UCD_Fhet_4.1, whole genome shotgun sequence and includes:
- the LOC118564647 gene encoding uncharacterized protein LOC118564647, whose protein sequence is MNNYAVERTTASTSSQHGSPDSDKFFPGPYHPPFPSPTPESSSKLDSDSESLLTSLQRRIDDWANAPGGMHVRPEYFVLRDENSTLPTTLPARLPAMPSLSETQEEDLQVLNLPPTPEVSQDSQLPSGQGDPASPDPSQPEDTLLPSSQGETDTGADEYNGWKRFGFIKAVKTVVFHLLNAAIGKYMHGKCYGCNNNRPSQRDHECSELLQNGLFERNYKGVMRLLYNARFFDAVQRFLTAHNIHQDNHTVNAVVQAYLYELTMAKELFHTILDGYDEMVEENYELKDQLEAITRYWQGS